The Staphylococcus saprophyticus subsp. saprophyticus ATCC 15305 = NCTC 7292 genome contains the following window.
GTGTTAAATATGTTGAAAGCTAAGATAATAATTTCTATTGTCTTAGCTTTTTTGTTATTTTTACAAAATGAAGCAATTGCTATAGATTTATGATTTGTTTACGATAATTCGAATTAAGGTAAATAGTACATAAGTATTCAAGTAATTTTAGGAATTTATAAGGAAACGCTTACTATATGTACAATTATCGAATACTTATATTTAAAACGTTTACATTTGTCACGAAGCCCTATTTTAATGGAAACAGCTTAGATTTTATGGTATTTTTAGAGTACGAAATACATGTTAGAAAGGTATGTCGTCATGAAAAAAATTGCAGTGTTGACAAGTGGTGGAGATTCTCCAGGCATGAATGCAGCGGTAAGAGCTGTGGTTAGAAAAGCGATTTACAATAATATTGAAGTCTATGGTGTTTATCAAGGCTATCAAGGATTATTAAACGATGATATCGAGAAACTTGAACTCGGTTCAGTAGGTGACACAATTCAACGAGGTGGAACATTTTTATATTCTGCAAGATGTCCAGAATTTAAAGAAGTAGAAGTCCGTAAAAAAGGTATAGAAAATCTACGTAAGAGAGGCATTGAGGGGCTTGTAGTTATTGGTGGAGATGGTAGCTACAGAGGTGCACAGCGTATAAGTGAAGAATGTCCTGAAATACAGACGATTGGAATACCAGGTACGATTGATAATGATATCAATGGTTCGGACTTTACAATTGGATTTGATACGGCATTAAATACTATAATTGAATGTGTAGATAAAATTCGTGATACAGCATCTAGTCATGCAAGAACTTTCATCATTGAAGTTATGGGACGCGATTGTGGTGATTTAGCGCTTTGGGCTGGTTTGTCCGTTGGTGCTGAAACTATTATTGTTCCAGAGGTTGAGACAGACATCAAAGATATAGCAGAAAAGATTGATAATGGAATCAAACGTGGCAAAAAACACTCAATCGTGATGGTCGCAGAAGGTTGCATGTCAGGTGAAGTATGTGCAGAAGAATTGACTAAATATATCAATGTTGATGCACGTGTGTCAGTGCTAGGCCACATTCAACGTGGTGGTAGCCCAAGTGGTGCAGATAGAGTGCTTGCATCACGATTAGGCGGACATGCAGTTGATTTACTGTTAGATGGAAAATCTGCTATTGGTGTTGGAATTCGTAATAATGAATTAACTGATACACCTTTTGACGAGATATTTAGATCACATGAACATGAGTTTGATTTTGAAACTTATGCGCTAACGAATGAATTATCTATTTAAAATACTGGGAGGAAATAATAATGAGAAAAACTAAAATTGTTTGTACTATTGGACCTGCGTCCGAATCTGAAGAAATGCTTGAAAAACTAATTAAGGCTGGAATGAATGTCGCGCGCTTAAACTTCTCGCATGGTGACCAAGCTGAACATAAAGCTAGAATTGACACAATTCGTAAAGTTTCTAAAAGATTAGGCAAAACAGTTGCAATCTTACTTGATACAAAAGGACCAGAAATACGTACACACAACATGAAAGATGGGCTTATTGAACTTGAAAAAGGTTCTGAAGTTACCGTAAGCATGACTGAAGTTGAAGGTACTCCTGAAAAATTCTCAGTAACGTATGAAAACTTAATCAATGATGTTGAAGAAGGTTCATATATTTTATTAGATGATGGTTTAATTGAATTACAAGTTAAATCAATCGATAAAGCAAACGGTGAAGTATTATGTGATGTACTTAATACTGGAGAATTAAAAAACAAAAAAGGCGTAAACTTACCTGGTGTCAAAGTAAGCTTACCTGGTATTACAGATAAAGATGCTGACGACATTAACTTTGGAATTAGTGAAGGCGTTGATTTCATTGCAGCGAGCTTTGTACGTCGTCCAAGTGATGTATTAGATATTCGTAAATTATTAGAAGCGAAGCAAAATAAAAATATCAGCATTATACCTAAGATTGAAAATCAAGAGGGTATTGATAATATTAAAGAAATATTAGAAGTTTCTGATGGTTTAATGGTTGCTCGTGGTGATATGGGTGTTGAAATTCCACCTGAATCAGTACCAATGGTGCAAAAAGATTTAATTAGACAATGTAATAAATTAGGTAAACCAGTTATAACTGCTACACAAATGTTAGACTCTATGCAACGTAATCCACGTGCGACACGTGCAGAAGCAAGTGACGTAGCGAACGCAATTTATGATGGTACAGATGCGGTTATGCTTTCTGGTGAAACAGCTGCAGGTCAATACCCTGAAGAAGCAGTTAAAACAATGCGTAATATAGCTGTATCAGCAGAAGCAGCACAAGATTATAA
Protein-coding sequences here:
- the pyk gene encoding pyruvate kinase; this encodes MRKTKIVCTIGPASESEEMLEKLIKAGMNVARLNFSHGDQAEHKARIDTIRKVSKRLGKTVAILLDTKGPEIRTHNMKDGLIELEKGSEVTVSMTEVEGTPEKFSVTYENLINDVEEGSYILLDDGLIELQVKSIDKANGEVLCDVLNTGELKNKKGVNLPGVKVSLPGITDKDADDINFGISEGVDFIAASFVRRPSDVLDIRKLLEAKQNKNISIIPKIENQEGIDNIKEILEVSDGLMVARGDMGVEIPPESVPMVQKDLIRQCNKLGKPVITATQMLDSMQRNPRATRAEASDVANAIYDGTDAVMLSGETAAGQYPEEAVKTMRNIAVSAEAAQDYKKLLSDRTKLVETSLVNAIGVSVAHTALNLNVKAIVAATESGSTARTISKYRPQSDIIAVTPNAETARQCALVWGIFPVVKEGRKTTDALLNNAVATAVETERVQNGDLIIITAGVPTGEKGTTNMMKLHLVGDELAKGQGIGRSSVVGKTLVVKDASELEGKDLSESIIVTSSVDETLVPYIENAIGLITEENGITSPSAIIGLEKGIPTVVGVENATSEIQSDVLITVDANQGKIFEGYANVL
- the pfkA gene encoding 6-phosphofructokinase; protein product: MKKIAVLTSGGDSPGMNAAVRAVVRKAIYNNIEVYGVYQGYQGLLNDDIEKLELGSVGDTIQRGGTFLYSARCPEFKEVEVRKKGIENLRKRGIEGLVVIGGDGSYRGAQRISEECPEIQTIGIPGTIDNDINGSDFTIGFDTALNTIIECVDKIRDTASSHARTFIIEVMGRDCGDLALWAGLSVGAETIIVPEVETDIKDIAEKIDNGIKRGKKHSIVMVAEGCMSGEVCAEELTKYINVDARVSVLGHIQRGGSPSGADRVLASRLGGHAVDLLLDGKSAIGVGIRNNELTDTPFDEIFRSHEHEFDFETYALTNELSI